The proteins below are encoded in one region of Drosophila santomea strain STO CAGO 1482 chromosome 3R, Prin_Dsan_1.1, whole genome shotgun sequence:
- the LOC120451549 gene encoding chloride channel protein 2 isoform X3: MKATRNGGQLLIAPSPQSAARLLPLRTYSNASSLGHHHDRSTLSDGDEEEGGLGYTHTLMYGRYTKDLGEFAKDEARKLKILEKRRKQEDKQRNKELLGKHSTRAKRVSSWIWRHTVARLGEDWVFLALLGIIMALLSFIMDKGISICTNARIWLYRDLTSQPFVQYIAWVSLPVCLILFSAGFVHLIAPQSIGSGIPEMKTILRGVQLKEYLTFKTLVAKVIGLTATLGSGMPLGKEGPFVHIASIVAQLLSKLVTSFQGIYENESRNSEMLAAACAVGVGACFAAPVGGVLFSIEVTTTYFAVRNYWRGFFAAVCGATVFRLLAVWFQNADTVRALFLTNFTTEFPFDPQELFVFALIGLVCGLGGASYVWVHRRYVLFMRSNKRMNKFLQKNRFLYPGFLALLVSSISFPLGTGQFLAGELSTHEQVTQLFSNFTWSRDDLTVEQAAVVTHWMTSYTSVFGNLVIYTLFTFVFSIIASTIPVPSGMFIPVFKIGAGFGRLVGEFMAVTFPHGVRYGGRLSPIMPGGYAVVGAAAFSGSVTHTVSVAVIIFEMTGQITHVVPVMIAVLVANAVAALLQPSIYDSIILIKKLPYLPDLLPSSSGMYSIFVEDFMVRDVKYIWHGISYQKLKEVLKLNKTLRSLPLVDSPDNMILLGSVQRYELIKMIEKHIGREKRMEVAQKWQKEAQERALEEEKKKQEVELKMRRPSRFEVLPAPDILSLRQIANDEMLPPKKRAETMHSSLAPRKSILKKTNSFNLKTYAQPMGHSPSITPYTTITGNSEFRIRSAFEAIFKKSTTLQDVQPDPETGSISPAASHHEVEVPRTPSTPGVSKKVQLPAQSNWDFVTDQIMLQVNPISTESTKMPAEKDSTDIALSNSGDSSTQSPSIKFKANKVADVNRSPQAGKRCTKIRFANEVGVNGSPTRTKCKIKPENELGYSIEDVDETTNPESLAESIQKTKSVRLPRERVIDMSPEDQKQWELEEMLKPIDLQKANVHIDPSPFQLVERTSILKVHSLFSMVGINHAYVTKIGRLVGVVGLKELRKAIEDINSNSFVPPTRDEDADEKPAVEKPLLSTNSSDKAVDMTVTSMDSALSNSENCSDIEMEHIKHTDKGTVTLTMPPQESKQSSSADTKNTENGNHA; the protein is encoded by the exons ATGTATGGTCGCTATACCAAAGATCTAGGAGAATTTGCCAAGGATGAAGCCAGAAAGCTCAAAATACTCGAAAAGCGACGAAAGCAGGAAGATAAGCAAAGGAATaag GAACTGCTGGGCAAACACTCGACCCGGGCGAAGCGGGTGTCATCATGGATCTGGAGGCACACGGTGGCCCGGCTGGGCGAGGATTGGGTCTTCCTCGCGCTGCTGGGCATCATTATGGCCCTGCTCTCGTTCATCATGGACAAGGGCATATCCATATGTACAAACG CGCGAATTTGGCTGTATCGCGACCTGACGTCACAGCCTTTTGTTCAGTACATCGCATGGGTCTCACTGCCGGTCTGTTTGATATTGTTCTCAGCCGGCTTTGTCCATCTCATCGCACCGCAAAGTATAG GTTCTGGTATACCCGAAATGAAGACCATACTGCGCGGCGTTCAATTGAAAGAGTATCTCACATTTAAGACACTGGTGGCCAAGGTAATTGGTTTAACGGCAACTCTGGGCAGCGGTATGCCATTAGGAAAGGAA GGTCCTTTCGTACATATAGCAAGTATTGTAGCACAATTATTAAGTAAACTTGTCACATCATTCCAAGGCATATATGAGAATGAGTCGCGTAACTCTGAAATGTTGGCGGCCGCCTGTGCCGTCGGTGTGGGCGCCTGTTTTGCCGCTCCAGTTGGTG GTGTGCTCTTCAGCATAGAGGTCACCACCACGTACTTTGCTGTGCGCAACTACTGGCGCGGTTTCTTCGCCGCTGTGTGCGGCGCCACCGTCTTCCGGCTCCTGGCCGTTTGGTTCCAAAACGCGGACACTGTCCGTGCCCTGTTCCTCACGAACTTCACCACCGAGTTTCCCTTCGATCCTCAGGAGCTGTTCGTCTTCGCCTTGATTGG ACTCGTCTGCGGTTTGGGTGGCGCTTCATACGTGTGGGTCCATCGGCGGTATGTGCTCTTTATGCGATCCAACAAGCGGATGAACAAGTTCCTGCAGAAGAA TCGCTTTCTGTATCCGGGATTCCTGGCACTGCTGGTGTCCAGCATCTCGTTTCCCCTGGGAACCGGACAGTTCCTGGCCGGCGAACTGAGTACCCACGAGCAGGTGACACAGCTATTCAGCAATTTCACGTGGTCACGAGATGATCTTACTGTGGAGCAGGCGGCTGTGGTTACCCACTGGATGACCAGTTACACCAGCGTCTTTGGCAACCTTGTCATCTACACCCTCTTTACG TTCGTGTTCTCCATTATCGCTTCCACGATACCAGTGCCGTCGGGCATGTTCATTCCGGTTTTCAAGATCGGTGCCGGCTTTGGTCGGCTGGTGGGCGAGTTCATGGCGGTGACATTTCCCCACGGCGTCCGGTATGGCGGTCGACTGTCGCCCATCATGCCCGGAGGCTATGCCGTCGTCGGAGCGGCCGCCTTCTCTGGATCCGTGACGCACACGGTCTCTGTGGCCGTAATCATTTTCGAGATGACCGGTCAGATTACGCACGTGGTGCCCGTGATGATTGCCGTGCTGGTGGCCAATGCCGTGGCGGCACTGCTCCAACCGTCGATATACGACAGTATTATATTGATTAAGAAGCTGCCCTATCTGCCGGATCTGCTGCCCTCCAGTTCTGGCATGTACAGCATATTCGTGGAGGACTTTATGGTGCGGGATGTGAAGTACATATGGCACGGCATCTCCTATCAGAAGCTCAAAGAAGTCCTCAAGCTGAACAAGACGCTGAGATCCCTGCCACTGGTGGACAGTCCGGATAACATGATCCTGCTGGGATCCGTGCAGCGGTACGAGCTAATCAAAATGATCGAGAAGCACATCGGACGCGAGAAGCGCATGGAGGTGGCCCAGAAGTGGCAAAAGGAGGCTCAGGAGCGAGCCCTCGAGGAGGAGAAGAAGAAACAGGAGGTGGAGCTAAAGATGCGGCGTCCATCGCGATTCGAGGTCCTGCCAGCTCCGGATATACTCAGTTTACGGCAGATTGCCAACGACGAAATGCTGCCGCCCAAGAAAAGGGCGGAGACCATGCACAGTTCGCTGGCGCCCAGGAAGTCCATTCTAAAGAAGACCAACTCCTTCAACCTGAAGACCTACGCCCAGCCCATGGGACACAGTCCCAGCATCACGCCCTACACCACAATCACCGGCAATTCCGAGTTCCGCATTCGCTCGGCCTTCGAGGCCATCTTCAAGAAGTCCACCACGCTTCAGGACGTCCAGCCGGATCCGGAAACGGGCTCCATCTCTCCGGCTGCCAGCCACCACGAGGTGGAGGTGCCTCGAACTCCTAGTACTCCCGGTGTTTCCAAAAAGGTTCAGCTG CCTGCACAAAGTAATTGGGATTTTGTAACCGATCAAATTATGCTG CAAGTAAACCCTATTTCAACGGAATCAACAAAAATG CCTGCCGAGAAGGATAGCACGGATATAGCATTATCGAATAGTGGAGATAGTTCGACGCAGTCACCGAGCATTAAATTCAAAGCAAATAAAGTTGCAGATGTAAATAGATCTCCTCAGGCGGGAAAAAGGTGCACGAAAATACGATTTGCCAATGAAGTTGGAGTAAATGGTTCGCCAACTCGAAcgaaatgtaaaataaaaccGGAAAATGAATTGGGTTACTCTATCGAAGATGTGGATGAAACAACAAATCCAGAATCGCTTGCTGAG AGCATTCAAAAGACGAAGTCAGTGCGATTG CCCAGGGAACGTGTTATTGACATGTCGCCGGAGGATCAGAAGCAATgggagctggaggagatgtTGAAGCCCATCGATCTGCAAAAGGCCAATGTGCACATAGATCCCTCGCCATTTCAGCTGGTGGAACGCACCTCCATACTCAAGGTTCACTCGCTGTTTTCTATGGTGGGCATTAACCACGCCTATGTCACCAAAATCGGAAGGCTTGTGGGCGTTGTGGGACTCAAAGAA TTGCGAAAAGCCATCGAGGACATTAATAGCAATAGTTTCGTACCACCGACACGAgatgaggatgcggatgagaAGCCAGCGGTGGAGAAACCCCTGCTGTCGACGAACTCTAGTGATAAGGCCGTGGACATGACCGTCACCTCGATGGACTCGGCACTATCCAATTCCGAGAACTGCTCGGACATTGAAATGGAGCACATAAAGCACACGGATAAGGGCACAGTCACGCTCACCATGCCGCCACAGGAATCTAAGCAAAGTTCATCGGCGGACACAAAGAACACAGAAAACGGCAATCATGCTTGA
- the LOC120451549 gene encoding chloride channel protein 2 isoform X8, which yields MKATRNGGQLLIAPSPQSAARLLPLRTYSNASSLGHHHDRSTLSDGDEEEGGLGYTHTLMYGRYTKDLGEFAKDEARKLKILEKRRKQEDKQRNKELLGKHSTRAKRVSSWIWRHTVARLGEDWVFLALLGIIMALLSFIMDKGISICTNARIWLYRDLTSQPFVQYIAWVSLPVCLILFSAGFVHLIAPQSIGSGIPEMKTILRGVQLKEYLTFKTLVAKVIGLTATLGSGMPLGKEGPFVHIASIVAQLLSKLVTSFQGIYENESRNSEMLAAACAVGVGACFAAPVGGVLFSIEVTTTYFAVRNYWRGFFAAVCGATVFRLLAVWFQNADTVRALFLTNFTTEFPFDPQELFVFALIGLVCGLGGASYVWVHRRYVLFMRSNKRMNKFLQKNRFLYPGFLALLVSSISFPLGTGQFLAGELSTHEQVTQLFSNFTWSRDDLTVEQAAVVTHWMTSYTSVFGNLVIYTLFTFVFSIIASTIPVPSGMFIPVFKIGAGFGRLVGEFMAVTFPHGVRYGGRLSPIMPGGYAVVGAAAFSGSVTHTVSVAVIIFEMTGQITHVVPVMIAVLVANAVAALLQPSIYDSIILIKKLPYLPDLLPSSSGMYSIFVEDFMVRDVKYIWHGISYQKLKEVLKLNKTLRSLPLVDSPDNMILLGSVQRYELIKMIEKHIGREKRMEVAQKWQKEAQERALEEEKKKQEVELKMRRPSRFEVLPAPDILSLRQIANDEMLPPKKRAETMHSSLAPRKSILKKTNSFNLKTYAQPMGHSPSITPYTTITGNSEFRIRSAFEAIFKKSTTLQDVQPDPETGSISPAASHHEVEVPRTPSTPGVSKKVQLPRERVIDMSPEDQKQWELEEMLKPIDLQKANVHIDPSPFQLVERTSILKVHSLFSMVGINHAYVTKIGRLVGVVGLKELRKAIEDINSNSFVPPTRDEDADEKPAVEKPLLSTNSSDKAVDMTVTSMDSALSNSENCSDIEMEHIKHTDKGTVTLTMPPQESKQSSSADTKNTENGNHA from the exons ATGTATGGTCGCTATACCAAAGATCTAGGAGAATTTGCCAAGGATGAAGCCAGAAAGCTCAAAATACTCGAAAAGCGACGAAAGCAGGAAGATAAGCAAAGGAATaag GAACTGCTGGGCAAACACTCGACCCGGGCGAAGCGGGTGTCATCATGGATCTGGAGGCACACGGTGGCCCGGCTGGGCGAGGATTGGGTCTTCCTCGCGCTGCTGGGCATCATTATGGCCCTGCTCTCGTTCATCATGGACAAGGGCATATCCATATGTACAAACG CGCGAATTTGGCTGTATCGCGACCTGACGTCACAGCCTTTTGTTCAGTACATCGCATGGGTCTCACTGCCGGTCTGTTTGATATTGTTCTCAGCCGGCTTTGTCCATCTCATCGCACCGCAAAGTATAG GTTCTGGTATACCCGAAATGAAGACCATACTGCGCGGCGTTCAATTGAAAGAGTATCTCACATTTAAGACACTGGTGGCCAAGGTAATTGGTTTAACGGCAACTCTGGGCAGCGGTATGCCATTAGGAAAGGAA GGTCCTTTCGTACATATAGCAAGTATTGTAGCACAATTATTAAGTAAACTTGTCACATCATTCCAAGGCATATATGAGAATGAGTCGCGTAACTCTGAAATGTTGGCGGCCGCCTGTGCCGTCGGTGTGGGCGCCTGTTTTGCCGCTCCAGTTGGTG GTGTGCTCTTCAGCATAGAGGTCACCACCACGTACTTTGCTGTGCGCAACTACTGGCGCGGTTTCTTCGCCGCTGTGTGCGGCGCCACCGTCTTCCGGCTCCTGGCCGTTTGGTTCCAAAACGCGGACACTGTCCGTGCCCTGTTCCTCACGAACTTCACCACCGAGTTTCCCTTCGATCCTCAGGAGCTGTTCGTCTTCGCCTTGATTGG ACTCGTCTGCGGTTTGGGTGGCGCTTCATACGTGTGGGTCCATCGGCGGTATGTGCTCTTTATGCGATCCAACAAGCGGATGAACAAGTTCCTGCAGAAGAA TCGCTTTCTGTATCCGGGATTCCTGGCACTGCTGGTGTCCAGCATCTCGTTTCCCCTGGGAACCGGACAGTTCCTGGCCGGCGAACTGAGTACCCACGAGCAGGTGACACAGCTATTCAGCAATTTCACGTGGTCACGAGATGATCTTACTGTGGAGCAGGCGGCTGTGGTTACCCACTGGATGACCAGTTACACCAGCGTCTTTGGCAACCTTGTCATCTACACCCTCTTTACG TTCGTGTTCTCCATTATCGCTTCCACGATACCAGTGCCGTCGGGCATGTTCATTCCGGTTTTCAAGATCGGTGCCGGCTTTGGTCGGCTGGTGGGCGAGTTCATGGCGGTGACATTTCCCCACGGCGTCCGGTATGGCGGTCGACTGTCGCCCATCATGCCCGGAGGCTATGCCGTCGTCGGAGCGGCCGCCTTCTCTGGATCCGTGACGCACACGGTCTCTGTGGCCGTAATCATTTTCGAGATGACCGGTCAGATTACGCACGTGGTGCCCGTGATGATTGCCGTGCTGGTGGCCAATGCCGTGGCGGCACTGCTCCAACCGTCGATATACGACAGTATTATATTGATTAAGAAGCTGCCCTATCTGCCGGATCTGCTGCCCTCCAGTTCTGGCATGTACAGCATATTCGTGGAGGACTTTATGGTGCGGGATGTGAAGTACATATGGCACGGCATCTCCTATCAGAAGCTCAAAGAAGTCCTCAAGCTGAACAAGACGCTGAGATCCCTGCCACTGGTGGACAGTCCGGATAACATGATCCTGCTGGGATCCGTGCAGCGGTACGAGCTAATCAAAATGATCGAGAAGCACATCGGACGCGAGAAGCGCATGGAGGTGGCCCAGAAGTGGCAAAAGGAGGCTCAGGAGCGAGCCCTCGAGGAGGAGAAGAAGAAACAGGAGGTGGAGCTAAAGATGCGGCGTCCATCGCGATTCGAGGTCCTGCCAGCTCCGGATATACTCAGTTTACGGCAGATTGCCAACGACGAAATGCTGCCGCCCAAGAAAAGGGCGGAGACCATGCACAGTTCGCTGGCGCCCAGGAAGTCCATTCTAAAGAAGACCAACTCCTTCAACCTGAAGACCTACGCCCAGCCCATGGGACACAGTCCCAGCATCACGCCCTACACCACAATCACCGGCAATTCCGAGTTCCGCATTCGCTCGGCCTTCGAGGCCATCTTCAAGAAGTCCACCACGCTTCAGGACGTCCAGCCGGATCCGGAAACGGGCTCCATCTCTCCGGCTGCCAGCCACCACGAGGTGGAGGTGCCTCGAACTCCTAGTACTCCCGGTGTTTCCAAAAAGGTTCAGCTG CCCAGGGAACGTGTTATTGACATGTCGCCGGAGGATCAGAAGCAATgggagctggaggagatgtTGAAGCCCATCGATCTGCAAAAGGCCAATGTGCACATAGATCCCTCGCCATTTCAGCTGGTGGAACGCACCTCCATACTCAAGGTTCACTCGCTGTTTTCTATGGTGGGCATTAACCACGCCTATGTCACCAAAATCGGAAGGCTTGTGGGCGTTGTGGGACTCAAAGAA TTGCGAAAAGCCATCGAGGACATTAATAGCAATAGTTTCGTACCACCGACACGAgatgaggatgcggatgagaAGCCAGCGGTGGAGAAACCCCTGCTGTCGACGAACTCTAGTGATAAGGCCGTGGACATGACCGTCACCTCGATGGACTCGGCACTATCCAATTCCGAGAACTGCTCGGACATTGAAATGGAGCACATAAAGCACACGGATAAGGGCACAGTCACGCTCACCATGCCGCCACAGGAATCTAAGCAAAGTTCATCGGCGGACACAAAGAACACAGAAAACGGCAATCATGCTTGA
- the LOC120451549 gene encoding chloride channel protein 2 isoform X4, giving the protein MYGRYTKDLGEFAKDEARKLKILEKRRKQEDKQRNKELLGKHSTRAKRVSSWIWRHTVARLGEDWVFLALLGIIMALLSFIMDKGISICTNARIWLYRDLTSQPFVQYIAWVSLPVCLILFSAGFVHLIAPQSIGSGIPEMKTILRGVQLKEYLTFKTLVAKVIGLTATLGSGMPLGKEGPFVHIASIVAQLLSKLVTSFQGIYENESRNSEMLAAACAVGVGACFAAPVGGVLFSIEVTTTYFAVRNYWRGFFAAVCGATVFRLLAVWFQNADTVRALFLTNFTTEFPFDPQELFVFALIGLVCGLGGASYVWVHRRYVLFMRSNKRMNKFLQKNRFLYPGFLALLVSSISFPLGTGQFLAGELSTHEQVTQLFSNFTWSRDDLTVEQAAVVTHWMTSYTSVFGNLVIYTLFTFVFSIIASTIPVPSGMFIPVFKIGAGFGRLVGEFMAVTFPHGVRYGGRLSPIMPGGYAVVGAAAFSGSVTHTVSVAVIIFEMTGQITHVVPVMIAVLVANAVAALLQPSIYDSIILIKKLPYLPDLLPSSSGMYSIFVEDFMVRDVKYIWHGISYQKLKEVLKLNKTLRSLPLVDSPDNMILLGSVQRYELIKMIEKHIGREKRMEVAQKWQKEAQERALEEEKKKQEVELKMRRPSRFEVLPAPDILSLRQIANDEMLPPKKRAETMHSSLAPRKSILKKTNSFNLKTYAQPMGHSPSITPYTTITGNSEFRIRSAFEAIFKKSTTLQDVQPDPETGSISPAASHHEVEVPRTPSTPGVSKKVQLPAQSNWDFVTDQIMLQVNPISTESTKMPAEKDSTDIALSNSGDSSTQSPSIKFKANKVADVNRSPQAGKRCTKIRFANEVGVNGSPTRTKCKIKPENELGYSIEDVDETTNPESLAESIQKTKSVRLPRERVIDMSPEDQKQWELEEMLKPIDLQKANVHIDPSPFQLVERTSILKVHSLFSMVGINHAYVTKIGRLVGVVGLKELRKAIEDINSNSFVPPTRDEDADEKPAVEKPLLSTNSSDKAVDMTVTSMDSALSNSENCSDIEMEHIKHTDKGTVTLTMPPQESKQSSSADTKNTENGNHA; this is encoded by the exons ATGTATGGTCGCTATACCAAAGATCTAGGAGAATTTGCCAAGGATGAAGCCAGAAAGCTCAAAATACTCGAAAAGCGACGAAAGCAGGAAGATAAGCAAAGGAATaag GAACTGCTGGGCAAACACTCGACCCGGGCGAAGCGGGTGTCATCATGGATCTGGAGGCACACGGTGGCCCGGCTGGGCGAGGATTGGGTCTTCCTCGCGCTGCTGGGCATCATTATGGCCCTGCTCTCGTTCATCATGGACAAGGGCATATCCATATGTACAAACG CGCGAATTTGGCTGTATCGCGACCTGACGTCACAGCCTTTTGTTCAGTACATCGCATGGGTCTCACTGCCGGTCTGTTTGATATTGTTCTCAGCCGGCTTTGTCCATCTCATCGCACCGCAAAGTATAG GTTCTGGTATACCCGAAATGAAGACCATACTGCGCGGCGTTCAATTGAAAGAGTATCTCACATTTAAGACACTGGTGGCCAAGGTAATTGGTTTAACGGCAACTCTGGGCAGCGGTATGCCATTAGGAAAGGAA GGTCCTTTCGTACATATAGCAAGTATTGTAGCACAATTATTAAGTAAACTTGTCACATCATTCCAAGGCATATATGAGAATGAGTCGCGTAACTCTGAAATGTTGGCGGCCGCCTGTGCCGTCGGTGTGGGCGCCTGTTTTGCCGCTCCAGTTGGTG GTGTGCTCTTCAGCATAGAGGTCACCACCACGTACTTTGCTGTGCGCAACTACTGGCGCGGTTTCTTCGCCGCTGTGTGCGGCGCCACCGTCTTCCGGCTCCTGGCCGTTTGGTTCCAAAACGCGGACACTGTCCGTGCCCTGTTCCTCACGAACTTCACCACCGAGTTTCCCTTCGATCCTCAGGAGCTGTTCGTCTTCGCCTTGATTGG ACTCGTCTGCGGTTTGGGTGGCGCTTCATACGTGTGGGTCCATCGGCGGTATGTGCTCTTTATGCGATCCAACAAGCGGATGAACAAGTTCCTGCAGAAGAA TCGCTTTCTGTATCCGGGATTCCTGGCACTGCTGGTGTCCAGCATCTCGTTTCCCCTGGGAACCGGACAGTTCCTGGCCGGCGAACTGAGTACCCACGAGCAGGTGACACAGCTATTCAGCAATTTCACGTGGTCACGAGATGATCTTACTGTGGAGCAGGCGGCTGTGGTTACCCACTGGATGACCAGTTACACCAGCGTCTTTGGCAACCTTGTCATCTACACCCTCTTTACG TTCGTGTTCTCCATTATCGCTTCCACGATACCAGTGCCGTCGGGCATGTTCATTCCGGTTTTCAAGATCGGTGCCGGCTTTGGTCGGCTGGTGGGCGAGTTCATGGCGGTGACATTTCCCCACGGCGTCCGGTATGGCGGTCGACTGTCGCCCATCATGCCCGGAGGCTATGCCGTCGTCGGAGCGGCCGCCTTCTCTGGATCCGTGACGCACACGGTCTCTGTGGCCGTAATCATTTTCGAGATGACCGGTCAGATTACGCACGTGGTGCCCGTGATGATTGCCGTGCTGGTGGCCAATGCCGTGGCGGCACTGCTCCAACCGTCGATATACGACAGTATTATATTGATTAAGAAGCTGCCCTATCTGCCGGATCTGCTGCCCTCCAGTTCTGGCATGTACAGCATATTCGTGGAGGACTTTATGGTGCGGGATGTGAAGTACATATGGCACGGCATCTCCTATCAGAAGCTCAAAGAAGTCCTCAAGCTGAACAAGACGCTGAGATCCCTGCCACTGGTGGACAGTCCGGATAACATGATCCTGCTGGGATCCGTGCAGCGGTACGAGCTAATCAAAATGATCGAGAAGCACATCGGACGCGAGAAGCGCATGGAGGTGGCCCAGAAGTGGCAAAAGGAGGCTCAGGAGCGAGCCCTCGAGGAGGAGAAGAAGAAACAGGAGGTGGAGCTAAAGATGCGGCGTCCATCGCGATTCGAGGTCCTGCCAGCTCCGGATATACTCAGTTTACGGCAGATTGCCAACGACGAAATGCTGCCGCCCAAGAAAAGGGCGGAGACCATGCACAGTTCGCTGGCGCCCAGGAAGTCCATTCTAAAGAAGACCAACTCCTTCAACCTGAAGACCTACGCCCAGCCCATGGGACACAGTCCCAGCATCACGCCCTACACCACAATCACCGGCAATTCCGAGTTCCGCATTCGCTCGGCCTTCGAGGCCATCTTCAAGAAGTCCACCACGCTTCAGGACGTCCAGCCGGATCCGGAAACGGGCTCCATCTCTCCGGCTGCCAGCCACCACGAGGTGGAGGTGCCTCGAACTCCTAGTACTCCCGGTGTTTCCAAAAAGGTTCAGCTG CCTGCACAAAGTAATTGGGATTTTGTAACCGATCAAATTATGCTG CAAGTAAACCCTATTTCAACGGAATCAACAAAAATG CCTGCCGAGAAGGATAGCACGGATATAGCATTATCGAATAGTGGAGATAGTTCGACGCAGTCACCGAGCATTAAATTCAAAGCAAATAAAGTTGCAGATGTAAATAGATCTCCTCAGGCGGGAAAAAGGTGCACGAAAATACGATTTGCCAATGAAGTTGGAGTAAATGGTTCGCCAACTCGAAcgaaatgtaaaataaaaccGGAAAATGAATTGGGTTACTCTATCGAAGATGTGGATGAAACAACAAATCCAGAATCGCTTGCTGAG AGCATTCAAAAGACGAAGTCAGTGCGATTG CCCAGGGAACGTGTTATTGACATGTCGCCGGAGGATCAGAAGCAATgggagctggaggagatgtTGAAGCCCATCGATCTGCAAAAGGCCAATGTGCACATAGATCCCTCGCCATTTCAGCTGGTGGAACGCACCTCCATACTCAAGGTTCACTCGCTGTTTTCTATGGTGGGCATTAACCACGCCTATGTCACCAAAATCGGAAGGCTTGTGGGCGTTGTGGGACTCAAAGAA TTGCGAAAAGCCATCGAGGACATTAATAGCAATAGTTTCGTACCACCGACACGAgatgaggatgcggatgagaAGCCAGCGGTGGAGAAACCCCTGCTGTCGACGAACTCTAGTGATAAGGCCGTGGACATGACCGTCACCTCGATGGACTCGGCACTATCCAATTCCGAGAACTGCTCGGACATTGAAATGGAGCACATAAAGCACACGGATAAGGGCACAGTCACGCTCACCATGCCGCCACAGGAATCTAAGCAAAGTTCATCGGCGGACACAAAGAACACAGAAAACGGCAATCATGCTTGA